In a genomic window of Vigna angularis cultivar LongXiaoDou No.4 chromosome 6, ASM1680809v1, whole genome shotgun sequence:
- the LOC108342413 gene encoding uncharacterized protein LOC108342413, with product MNISVGDKFVKRCMETSLVVDDVYGGPSTKDKEEYRPTPKRKDAKPRGKKKQKRIRRETFMRALEEQEFLIEELKRRVATLEAQLAEEKARRQNKDDIGQSVPRTEPSVNTGFVSPTDIVGNEQPLKTYVRVGSRRRYKGRALRIPYIGTVVLRIKNE from the exons ATGAATATAAGTGTTGGAGACAAGTTTGTAAAACGGTGTATGGAGACAAGTTTG GTTGTTGACGATGTTTATGGTGGTCCTTCCACGAAGGATAAGGAGGAATACAGACCAACACCTAAAAGAAAGGATGCTAAAccaagaggaaagaagaaacaaaaaagaattcGAAGAGAAACTTTTATGCGTGCGTTAGAGGaacaagaatttctaattgaagaacttaaaagAAGGGTTGCAACTTTGGAGGCACAATTGGCTGAAGAGAAGGCAAGAAGGCAAAATAAAGATGATATTGGACAAAGTGTGCCTCGTACAGAACCATCCGTGAACACTGGTTTTGTTTCCCCTACTGACATTGTCGGAAATGAACAACCTTTGAAGACGTATGTTAGGGTTGgatcacgaaggcgttacaagggAAGAGCACTTAGGATTCCATACATCGGAACCGtagtgcttagaataaaaaatgagtga